The window cactagtttgcaatagaaatcagggagcagtggtgcacacctttaagcacAGAACAAGAGAAGATTATAGAACTGGAAGGGACAGCTCTCATGCTCAGGCTCATCCTGAGATccctggaagcaggatcaccatttaggactgaggtagaggtaagagccagtcactggctgttttgcttttctaatcttcaggttgaacctcagtaTCTCTCTTGAGTTTTTACTAATCATGCGTCATAAGACAAAGGATTGTTCTCTAGAAACTGACACTGGAATCTCCTTGCCTAGAGCACACCCACAGAATTCACTGAACAAGAAgaggttgagctggtgcctacatggagCCTTCATCTCTACATTCTAGTCTCTCTGGTGAATGAAGGTattctgcaggctaccaaaagaaatgcaaacaccAACCAGGTCACAAAGCCTTCACCTGCAGTCTGTCCTGCCTGTGAGATATGCTACCACAGGGGTGGCACAGAACTGGTGGCAGTAGCCAACCAAGGTCAGATCTGACTTAAGCCCTGCACCAAGGGAATAAACCCATACCAGACATTGCGTGGgcgaccaagaaccagagactacaCGACCAGAAACCTCGGGTAAATTCCAAACACTttgatctaaaaagaaaaagtgaggggctggtgagatggctcagtggttaagagcactgaatgctcttccagaagacctgggttcagttaccagcacccacatgacagctcagagctgtctgtaactccagtgcacattaaataaagttgtttttaaaaaaagaaaaaagaaaacaaaaggaaaaacaaaacaaaaaaaactaagtttcattttgtttttagttgtatAGTTGTGGgtctgcctgtgtgtatacacatttgaAAGGATGGTTGGGATGGTCACAGCTGGTGGattccttgaagctggagttacaagtagcTGTGACCGACTTCATGTGGATGCCAGGAAGTCAACTAGGATCTTCTACAGAGTAATAAACACTCTTAAACAATAGGAAAAATCATTGCCTATGTGCATCAGGAGATGGACTGTGTACACTCCACGTCAGCCCCGGGCTCTCTGGTAAGAGACTGGTAAGGAGAGAATCAGAGGTTCACACCACTGACTGGTGCTGATGAATGAAAACGTACAGTGGGAGATAAGTGAGTATTTTGATGCTTGTAACACTGAAGATGTGATTTTGtcctgggaaagaaagggaaggacagaagGTTACACGAGGATGATGGAACGAAACACAATCTTCCTGGTCTTCTGTGAAAGGAAATAACAACCCTGCCTGCATCTGAAATTAGTCATTTTGGATAAAATATAGCAGAGAAATTGAAAGTGTGACAACATGCTCCTTTTGCCATGTCACTGAACTTCTCTCcaaatctctttcttttgttcttttcccttATCATCGAGGGCATTCATTGATCTCTACACGGTTCAGTGCTGAGTTTCCCTTTCTCACTTGTCCCCCTTCTCATCACCCCACTCACACAGGTACCTGAACAGAAGTGTCAGGAGTGTGGAAAGACAAATTCAGCATCACAGCAACAATGTCCTCATCAGTACTGGGGATGATCAAGGAGGAGGTGACCTGTCCCATCTGTCTAGAGCTTCTGAAAGAACCTGTGAGTGTCAATTGTAACCACATCTTCTGCCGAGCCTGCATCACTCTGAACTATGAGTCCAGCAAAGGCAAAGAAGGGGAGGGCATCTGCCCTGTGTGCCGAGTTAGTTACCTGTTTGGAAATCTGAGGCCTATTCGACATGTGGCCAACATAGTGGAGAAGCTcaaggagttcaagtccagcccagaggaggagcagaaggtgaaTGTCTGTGCAAAGcatggagagaaactccagcTCTTCTGTGAAAAGGACATGGTGGCCATCTGCTGGCTTTGTGAGAGATCTCAGATTCACCGTGGACACCAAACAGCTCTCATTGAAGAGGTGGCCAATAAGTACAAGGTAGGAAGTAGGAGGGTGTGGGACACAGTGCAGGACACAGTAACAGATGGGAAGTCTCCACTTTGtgtagatttttttaatgttcatgtCAGGTTCATTCATACAATCTAGAATTCAGTCTAGTAACTATCAAAGTGGGACCGGTAAAATGAATGGCGTACGGCAGTGAGGAGAGTGCATGTGTGGCCTGTGTAGTGTCACATGACTCAATTCCAGAACTCTGACTGCTGATGAATTTGAGGGTATAGAGGTCTACagaggaattccaggacagccagggctacataataagattcAGGTTCAAAAAAATTGCAGTGCCAGTTGTGGGACTTGTGatgcgtgtatatatgtataggaAAGACCAGGGGAGCTAACAAAGTTTCCTCAGTTTTCTGATGCCCGAATCAAAGTGACAGGTAAGATGACTGACTGAGAGagatttctgtgtctgtctgtatagGATTGTATGTGTAAATACAAGAATGGATTGAGCTGAAGATGAATATTTACTTACTTTATGTGCAGAAATCATGGCACAAGACGTTAAAAAGAGAACAGTCTTAGACTTCCTGTCTTTCCAGAAGGGTTTCTTGGCCTTTGGCTGGTAGCAGCTGTCCTACTAAGCACACTGCTTGACCCTGCTACAATTCCTGTCCCACAGGGGATGCTCCGGGCTGCCCTGAAGATGCAGATGTCTAACGAGAAAAGATGTGACCAGTGGAAAGAGGACCTTCAAAAGGAGAGAACTTTCTGGAAGGCAAGTGGGGACCCTACCTCCTAAGGGCGTTAGCCTGATGCCTGGGAGGGACCTGGGCAAGAAGCTCCCTGGCTCTTCATTCCCTGGAGGCTGATGGGAACAAGAGGCCTTGATTAGTCCTCTCTGCCTGTTCCCTTGGAGCTGGGACTGCACAGACAGTGCATCAGAGCTGAGCCTGGCTGTGTGAGGAGGCATGACACCATGGCAGAGGCCTGGTGAGAATGGCACTGAGTCCTGGGACTCCTCCTGTGTTTCTTTCTAGAACTGTGATCATTGAGAAGATGCTTTGGAACTGTGGAACTGTTACAGTTCTGTTCCTGGAGTTATTTGTTCTCAGAGGTTCAGAGGTAGGATCAGGAGTAAACACGCAGGAATAAGAGTCGGGGACAGCTGTGTGAAAACTGAGCCACAGCCTTGCATTCCAATTTGCCCTGGTAAAGGTGACCTAAGATCTGTGTTTAGGGATGTCATGGACAGACACTGAAAAGAGACACATGATTCCTTAAGACTCCCTTACCTACTCAAGCTCATCCCCCATGACAACTCCCCATCAGAACAGTGGATTTCTGTCTCTCAGCACCATTAAGACAGTCTGAATAAATCTCCATTTTCTTATTCCTGAAGAACCAAATACAGAGTGAGGTAGAAAACGTTCAGAAGGAGTTGAAAGGACTGCGGGAATTCCTGGACTCCAAGGAGAAGAATGAGGTGGAGAAGCtgatgaaagagaaggaaggcattCTAGACATCTTGGAAGGTTCTCAAAgggagctggagaagcagaggaagtCAGTGAGATACCTCATCTCAGATCTGGAGCATCGGTTGCAGTGCTCAACCATAGAGATGCTGCAGGTAAGACTGCGGCTCCAGCATCTGAGAGTCAGGACACCTGGAAGCTGTTTCCCACTCTCTGTGCTGCTGTGATCTCCCTGGGGAGGACAGTAGGGctctctggactctcccagaaaTCTTTCCTGCATCAGTCTCAGAGACTGAGAAGTTGTTGCTTACATGGAATGCAAAAGGAAATTgcatgttttagtttttaaatacagTACAATAGCAGAACCTTGAGAGATCTGTTGCATCATGGATAGTTACTACTCTACTGCAATGTGAGCATGCATAAAAGATATTCAATAGTAATTTGTCATTTCATCTGAATTTGATGTTTGGAGAGTTTCACCCCCACTTCCTCTGATTCAGATGTGGTCAGTGGGAGGGGAGTTGCCACCTAAGATCTCAGAGagtgtttccttctctgtttttgaTTACAGAGTTGAAAGGTGTCTTCTCTACCATCACAAgtaaaatttttgtatttatcaCTATTGcagttttaaatactttaaaccaAAGGCATATTCCAGTAATAAATATCTCTGTGGGAATTTGTTTCTTTCATCTCAGTTGTGAATTTTATAGACTTTAGTAGTTCTGGTAACTTATCATTAATTTATTGGTTTTCattgtattgatttaattttaactGATGTCACTCATTTATAACCCATATTAAATAGAATTAGACATATCTGGCTAAACTAAGCTAGTTAACATAGGTAGTAACTGCAGCCAACATACTCTACAagtctgaaataatcacacagaaactgtattaattacagcactgcttggtcAACAGCttatgcttcttattaactaactcttacatcttaaattaaccaattcctATTGTGttctattttaccacaaggcttgtggcttaCCAGTATGGTTCTGGGGTGGCTGTCTcatttggcaactacatggcatctccctgattccACTTTCCTTCacctctatctctgcttagaattcccgccttgccctattctgcactgccatagacccaaagcaatttcttttttaaccaatggtaataaaacatattcacagcatacagaggggaatcccacatcagaaagagaaaaagagatcgAGAGATATGGTTAGTTGGGTTTGAGGATCAAACAATCTTCATTACAAACACATTAAATTATGTGTAAATGACTAAAGTAATGTAGAAATCAGCTTCTCAGACATGTTAGTTTTAATTTAAGTGATGGAGAGCTAACACGGAACATGAATAGAGTCATTGTCCGCGTGTTTAGTTGTACGCAGGATATATCCTATGTAAGCTTTCAAATGATCAAAAGACTTTGTTCTCCAAAGTCTTTTAGTACAAGACAGAAAATAGTCTATTAGTTTACATATAAGTCAAGTAAATAGCCACGCATCATGTGTATATCATGTTTTAGAGAAGTGTGGGTGACAGGCCTTAATTCTCTTTTGACTTTGTCTCTGTACCCAGTGAGCCTGTGACCAGGATTTAAAAGAACATTCAGTACATGCTATTaactatgtttctttctttttccctaggGTGTGAATTGTGTTTTAATAAGGTATGTTTGGGCTGACAGGGATGACCAGTCCTATTATCTGTTGAGAATGATTTTGTATTCAGCTGAAATATATATCTCATAGGTTTGGAGGAATTTAGACAAATGTTATTCTGAAGTTCCaataagaaagaggaggaggtagGGAAGGGCAGCCTCTGACTGTTTTGTAACTACTGGGGACACATTTGATTCTCTTTTAGAGGTCTGATTAAGGGGAGTCACAGAGTCAGGCTCATCAGTGGGAAGAGACAAATGGAGCCACAGGAGCTTTCAGACTCCTTGTGGTTTCATGATTCTGTCCATGCTCTGTGCTTGTGTCTGGCTCTGTCTGCAGCTCACAGGTACTCGATTCAGAGATTCATCCTAGATAGGGTATGTCTTCCTTGTCTGCAGTGCTCACAGAATTA of the Chionomys nivalis chromosome 8, mChiNiv1.1, whole genome shotgun sequence genome contains:
- the LOC130879084 gene encoding tripartite motif-containing protein 30A-like isoform X2, with the protein product MSSSVLGMIKEEVTCPICLELLKEPVSVNCNHIFCRACITLNYESSKGKEGEGICPVCRVSYLFGNLRPIRHVANIVEKLKEFKSSPEEEQKVNVCAKHGEKLQLFCEKDMVAICWLCERSQIHRGHQTALIEEVANKYKGMLRAALKMQMSNEKRCDQWKEDLQKERTFWKNQIQSEVENVQKELKGLREFLDSKEKNEVEKLMKEKEGILDILEGSQRELEKQRKSVRYLISDLEHRLQCSTIEMLQGIQSFVSRSQNLRLKEPEIIWRKERKIFRAPDLKGMLQVSQGFREAQRHWVHVTLHQLNKKNIVINVDKRQIQHRSCYRRTLQVSESYDLGVLGFPAIFLGKHYWEVDVSRCDAWLLGINDGICEKPKLPSMNQQGVKDKYNSDVNQDVNYQPKCGYWVIGMTDRSVYNAFEECSVTHNASVLLLSPTPPPTCVGVFLDREACTLSFYDVSNHGALIYRFYEPNFPTAVFPYFNPMGCSEPLTLCGPPS
- the LOC130879084 gene encoding tripartite motif-containing protein 30A-like isoform X3 — encoded protein: MSSSVLGMIKEEVTCPICLELLKEPVSVNCNHIFCRACITLNYESSKGKEGEGICPVCRVSYLFGNLRPIRHVANIVEKLKEFKSSPEEEQKVNVCAKHGEKLQLFCEKDMVAICWLCERSQIHRGHQTALIEEVANKYKGMLRAALKMQMSNEKRCDQWKEDLQKERTFWKNQIQSEVENVQKELKGLREFLDSKEKNEVEKLMKEKEGILDILEGSQRELEKQRKSVRYLISDLEHRLQCSTIEMLQGVNCVLIRSQNLRLKEPEIIWRKERKIFRAPDLKGMLQVSQGFREAQRHWVHVTLHQLNKKNIVINVDKRQIQHRSCYRRTLQVSESYDLGVLGFPAIFLGKHYWEVDVSRCDAWLLGINDGICEKPKLPSMNQQGVKDKYNSDVNQDVNYQPKCGYWVIGMTDRSVYNAFEECSVTHNASVLLLSPTPPPTCVGVFLDREACTLSFYDVSNHGALIYRFYEPNFPTAVFPYFNPMGCSEPLTLCGPPS
- the LOC130879084 gene encoding tripartite motif-containing protein 30A-like isoform X1, yielding MSSSVLGMIKEEVTCPICLELLKEPVSVNCNHIFCRACITLNYESSKGKEGEGICPVCRVSYLFGNLRPIRHVANIVEKLKEFKSSPEEEQKVNVCAKHGEKLQLFCEKDMVAICWLCERSQIHRGHQTALIEEVANKYKGMLRAALKMQMSNEKRCDQWKEDLQKERTFWKNQIQSEVENVQKELKGLREFLDSKEKNEVEKLMKEKEGILDILEGSQRELEKQRKSVRYLISDLEHRLQCSTIEMLQNIQYMLLTIQNLRLKEPEIIWRKERKIFRAPDLKGMLQVSQGFREAQRHWVHVTLHQLNKKNIVINVDKRQIQHRSCYRRTLQVSESYDLGVLGFPAIFLGKHYWEVDVSRCDAWLLGINDGICEKPKLPSMNQQGVKDKYNSDVNQDVNYQPKCGYWVIGMTDRSVYNAFEECSVTHNASVLLLSPTPPPTCVGVFLDREACTLSFYDVSNHGALIYRFYEPNFPTAVFPYFNPMGCSEPLTLCGPPS